TGATCGCTTGGCTTTATCAACCAAGACGAGTGCTCCTTTAATGGGACGGAGTTCTCCATCGAGGGAAAGTTCCCCCAAAAATATTTTTTCTTTCGGATTAAAACGAAGATCTCCTGCAGCGACAAGATACGCTATCGAGATGGGGAGATCAAATAGCGGACCCTCCTTTTTTACATCGGCAGGAGCGAGAGAAACCACCACTTTTTGATTTTTTTGTTTCGGTGATTTAAATCCGGAATTTTTAATTGCAGAACTGACGCGGTCACGTGATTCCTCGACGGCTTTGTCGGGAAGACCGACGGTCGTGAAAGAGTGAAGTCCTTTCGATATGTCCACTTCTACGTCAATAATTTGCGCCGAGAGACCAGTTGTTTGCGCTGAATAAACCTTAGAGAATGGCATACCCATTGAGTGTTAACTGTTCATATGTTTGATGCAGGTTATTGCGGCAGGATTTGCTTCAAGGCGTGCAATTTCGATTGGTTCATTTCCAACCTCGCATACCCCATAGGTATTGTTTTTTATTTTATCAAGCGCCCGCGTGATACTCCCAAGCTTGTTTTCAAGCTCAACCTCAACTGCGCCTCTTTCCTCAAATTCTTCCATCTGTTCCGCAACTTCCGTTTTATCTGCAGAAGAAACGTCGATAGGAGAAGGAGTCGCTTCCCAGTCCTTAGGGTTTTCGGGGTTTATCCGCCCGACACCCCGGAGCTCTCCCTCGATAAGCGTTTTCTCTGCTTCAAGCTTTTCTTTAAAATGTGCTGTGTCAATCGATGTGTTTTTATGCATAGTGCTCTTATGATACCAGACAAGTCGTGGAGCGCAAAGCGTGTAGCAGCTACTGACCCCTACGAAGGTCGGACCTCTGTAGGGGTGACGAATGACAAAGGTAACGCGAGGACAAATTGATTCTAGAGCAAGGACTCACCTTACTTTCACATCAAAAAATTGAATACTCTCCCAAATCCTTTCAACATCATCAAGGGGCATATTCATTGTTATTATGTCAAAGAAAAATCCGTTTTGGATAAATAGCATATGCCGTTCGCGGAGTATTTCCGGTTGAGGGTGTACCAAATCTTGTGGAGAGGTAGTAATAATAGCCTCAATACCAAAAATATTCTTTTTCTCTTGTATAAGGCCGCTATACCCTCCGTCTTGAACCAGATACTTCTCAACAGAAGTAAGGGGTGTCTCATCGATAGATATGAAGAAAATTCTCTCTTTGGGGGTTGTGTCAGTAAACGAAATACTGTAAGAATCATATTCCTTTCCTGCGTGTTCCCAAACATTAACAGAATGGCGTATCTCCATGTCTGCCGGGATCTCTATGGAAAACTGAAACATCTTATTTACATAAGAAGACCAGCTCTTGACCGAAGGAATGTATGCTTTACCAAATAAAACCGGTAGATCTTTTCCTTGCAAGGTTCGCTTAAATTGATGCTCAAATGATGGTTGTTTGATTTGGCTACCATCTGTTTCAAAAAAATAATAACTCAATACACTCAACACAACCAACACGGCAATAAAATAAAGGTATTTCATATATTTACATTATAAAATAATAAAAAAGGCGACACAAACTGCGCGCCGCCTTTTCAAATGAAGATACTATTGGATGAAATACACCGTGAACGAGCTGCCGCCTTGTACTTGAGAATAAAACTTCGCAAAGGTAACCGTCCGTGTTTTCACAAGTGCATCATTGTTGTTCCATGGCGTGCTGTCGTAATTACTTTCAGTAAATGTCACCGTGGTGCTAGTCTTTGCGGTAACAATTGCCGTATGTGGCCAACCACTGGCAAGGCGCATCTGGATAATGTACCCAGGAATAACATTTTCAATCGGCATACTCATACCGATCACGTGCCCACTGATATCATAGTCCCACATATAGTCATACGGTGACGATCTAGTGGAGGGTATTGTAACATGTTTCCCTGAGGCTTCGTACACCACTTTACGAGCCCAATCCTTACAAGACAAGCCTGACCACTGATTAACATCTTGATTTGCCCTGCTCACAATGGCAGAGTTCCTTTGTGATTGTGGCATGGTATGCCACCAATACGTAGAACCTCCTGGTGAATCAGCGCGAGCGACACCAATCAAGCCGCCAACCATAACAGCAACAGTCAAGAATGCTTTTACATTCATCCGATATCTCCTCTATAAATTTATGGGAAGGAACTAATGTCGGTTGCTAACCAACCAACTTTGCCATAGTAGCATATTTCCGTTTTTTTTTGCAATTGATTGTTGAATGTAGCTGTGAAAAAAGGTTTATGGAGTGATAAGGAGGTGAGACATCTGTATCATCTGTAGTTGTATTTCCACATACATTTATCTCACGCTATAGTTCATTATAAATGTATGCGAAATAATATTCATTCATGGTAAATACCCATTATTGCGTAACCCGCTTCGGCTGATTAAGGATATCGAGAATATTTCCAAATGTTTCTTTGTCCGGCGCAACGAGAAGGGTGTTGCGGTCAACAAATGAATATATAAACACGGGCTCCTGTGCACGATCAAGGAGCGCGCGAGTATCCTTGTTTTGCATTACCACGTCTTTAAATCTTCCCGTTCCCTCTTTTGACCCAATAAGGAAGCCCAAATTTTGCAGAAGTGTTTTTTCCCACGAAAGCATACCGGCAAACGATGCTTCAAATGAATTTGTTTTAAAAATAAGAAATGCGTGACCTTTTTGGGCGGTGTCATAATAAATCCCAAGCATAAAATTATCATCAAGTGCACGGACGAGGACGTCGGGTGCGTTTGTAAAATATGTGCTCAAGAACACTCCGGCAGGTAAATTACTTTTGCCGGCTACCAAGTCTGGTAATCCTTGCATGCGTACTTGCGTGAGCGCAATGTTTGTAATCGATCCCGATTCCGGGGTCTTCCCTGCTTCATCCGCAACAGTGTCAGCCAGAGTATTTTTAGAATTGTTTGCAGTAGAATCAACTTCCCGCTCATAACGAGGAACTATAATAAACGGAGTTGATGAGTTGATTTTTACAACAACGGTTTCTCCTGGCGGAGTAGATGTAAACGAAAAATTACCATAACGAACGAGTGTGAATATTCCTCCGCCAGCAGCAATCAGACCGACTACAATAGCGGCAATGACCATAATACGCTTTTGATTTTCGGGACTTATTGTTGGCGGAGTTTCAGATTCTTTCTCCGCAGCTCTTTTTTTCTGTTCCCTAAGCGCAATACTCGCAAGGCTTTCTTTTTGTCGCTGTATCGCTTCCTCGGCATCGCCACGGTATGTTTTAAGGGGACGGATGGTCATGCGATGGGTACCTTTCTGTGTATCTGCTGGTATATTTTGCCCGTCTATTGGTAATATTTGTGTAAACACAGACCGATCGCTATTTTTTCCGATCGAATTCTGTGCGGATTTATTTTCTGTTTTATTCTCTCCTGGCATCGTGGTTATTTTTTTGAAGCGTATAAAACGCTCAATCCTACTTTACCATATTTAGTTGCCGTCAAGATTATTTTTGTAATGAACTCTGCGCTCCTCCTTGTGGACGTCGGAACTGTCGACCTCTCGGTCGTTGTGCGCCCATTAAATATTTTCCTGGATCATCACAGAGGTCGATAAAGTCATCTGCTACTTCGCGGAGCTTCCCGGATGCGGATCTTCCAAATGCAATCACCTCTACCTGAACTCCTAGTGATTTTAAGTATTCAACAAGCGGAATAAAGTCTCCGTCCCCAGAAGCAATTACGATGGTGTCGAGCTTGGACGCAAATCGAATCGCATCAACAGCGATCCCGACATCCCAGTCGGCCTTTTTTGCACCACCAAAAAATATTTGCAAATCTTTTGTCTTTGCTTCAATGCCGAGTTTCCCGAGTGCATCAAAGAAATTCTTTTCTTCGCCGGATTCAGTAGTAATGACATATGCGATTGCGCGCACGAGTTCTCTTCCCGCCACGGCATCTTTCATGATTGCCCCGAAATTAACTCTCGCTTTATATAAATTTTTTGCGCTGTGGTAGAGGTTTTGTGTATCAATAAAAATTCCAACCCGTTGTCCTTTGTGTTTAATGACCGACATAGTTTAGTTAATAGGTTGTTAAGTTGATAAGTTTCGCTTTGCTTTTTAGTTTAGAAATATAAAACCAACCAACTAATAAACTTATCAACTTACTTAAGACCAAGTTTTTTAGTGACAACATCGTAACGCTCCTTGCTCTTTCTTTTGAGGTATTTGAGTTGAGTGTGGCGATCCGCAACCATTTGGAGAAGACCTCTTCGTGAATGGATGTCTTTCGTGTGTTTCTTCAAATGTCCTGCAAGTTCGTTGATTCTCTTGGTGAGCAAAGCAACCTGAACCTCGGGAGACCCAGTATCCTTCCCGTGCACCTGGTGTTTATTGATAATATTCTGTTTTTTCTTTGTAGTGAGCATGAGGGGAATTTAATCACAAAACTCTATAATTTGCAAGAATAAGTTTTATTTTCCCTTCAGGAGGGATTTTGGGTAATGGTAAAATTAGTTGTTTTCTTCTGGTAAATTCTTCCCCTCGACAACATCAATTCCCCCATCGCGCAATTGTTTTTCAAGCTCAGTTGCAGAAGGAGGCATACCTTCTTTTGAATCATCAACATCAACCACGATACCTCCTGCTTCCATGAGTTTGTGGGCATTAATTTTTTCGTCTTTATTTTTTTTATCTTTACTGTCCATGTTTTGTTTTAATAACTTTAATAGATGTTACGAATGTGCATATTATCAGCAGATTTCTTTTAAAATCTGAGTAAATATATGCTTTTAAGTATATCATACGCCGATAAATTAACAACAAGGTGCACTGGGTCAGTATATTGTGCGACACAATAGTTGTAGTATAATTGGCGTGTGGAATCCCGTAGTGCCTGCCTGCCGGTAGGCAGGAAAAATGGCATTAGAGAGGAGGGGGATGATTTTTATAAGCGCGCGCTATGTCGAAATATAATTACTAAATAAAACAATGTGGCAAATTTGCTCCACGGGAGCGATGCCATTTTCTACTACAGGATGGAACTTGAAAATCTAAAACGACAATTTCTCGAACATCTTGAAATTGAAAAAGGGAGAAGTCTCAAAACGGTTGAAAACTATGATCGATATCTTTCACGGTTTTTTTCTTACGCAAAAATTTCAAATGCCAATGAAATAACCGAAGATGGCATAAGAAATTATCGGTTGTGGCTCAATAGGCAATCTGCAGGAGATTCACACAAAGGGGAAACGCTTAAAAAAAGAACCCAGAATTATTACCTCATTGCATTGCGGGCATTTCTTAAGTATTTGTCTGCACGGGGAATACCATCTCTATCGGCAGAAAAGATAGAGCTTGCAAAGGTATCTGAACGCAGTCTCGATCTCATATCCTCCGAAGAGTTGGAAAGACTTCTCTCTGCCCCAGAGGGAGATTCCATAAAACCCTTGCGGGATAAGGCTATTTTGGAACTTTTGTTCTCGACAGGACTTCGGGTTTCCGAACTGTGTTCTCTTTCACGCGACGTGGACTTAAAAAAAGACGAGTTTTCGGTGCGTGGGAAGGGGGATAAAATAAGAGTCGTCTTTTTTTCAGCGAGCGCAAAAGATGCGGTCAAAAAATATCTTGAAAAACGAACTGACATGGATGATGCATTGTTTATCAACATTGGCAGAGTGAATAAAGAAAAGAAAAGTATCCGATTGACTCCAAGGTCAGTAGAACGAATTGTGAAGTACTACGCCGTTAAAGCAGGGATTTCACGTACGGTAACACCGCACATTATTCGCCATTCATTCGCGACCGATCTTCTTGAAAATGGCGCTGACCTTCGTTCTGTACAGGCGCTTTTAGGGCATGCAAATATAAATACAACACAGATATACACCCATGTCACTGACAAACATTTACGTGAAATTCACAAGGCGTTTCACGGGAAACGCCGAAAATAGCCTTATAAAACAATCTATCTTCAATCCAAAGCCTCGCTTTGGATTCTTTGGATTGAAGGCTATTTAACCCAGTGGCGCTTTCGGATTTCCTCTATTTCTTGTGCCTCTTTTTCATCCTTCTTTTCCTTTCCTTTTTCGCCTAGTTTTTTAAGTTCCACATCGGGAAGTTTTGCAAGTTCAAGAGT
The sequence above is drawn from the bacterium genome and encodes:
- a CDS encoding TraR/DksA family transcriptional regulator, which codes for MHKNTSIDTAHFKEKLEAEKTLIEGELRGVGRINPENPKDWEATPSPIDVSSADKTEVAEQMEEFEERGAVEVELENKLGSITRALDKIKNNTYGVCEVGNEPIEIARLEANPAAITCIKHMNS
- a CDS encoding NYN domain-containing protein; this encodes MSVIKHKGQRVGIFIDTQNLYHSAKNLYKARVNFGAIMKDAVAGRELVRAIAYVITTESGEEKNFFDALGKLGIEAKTKDLQIFFGGAKKADWDVGIAVDAIRFASKLDTIVIASGDGDFIPLVEYLKSLGVQVEVIAFGRSASGKLREVADDFIDLCDDPGKYLMGAQRPRGRQFRRPQGGAQSSLQK
- the rpsO gene encoding 30S ribosomal protein S15, producing the protein MLTTKKKQNIINKHQVHGKDTGSPEVQVALLTKRINELAGHLKKHTKDIHSRRGLLQMVADRHTQLKYLKRKSKERYDVVTKKLGLK
- a CDS encoding tyrosine-type recombinase/integrase, with amino-acid sequence MANLLHGSDAIFYYRMELENLKRQFLEHLEIEKGRSLKTVENYDRYLSRFFSYAKISNANEITEDGIRNYRLWLNRQSAGDSHKGETLKKRTQNYYLIALRAFLKYLSARGIPSLSAEKIELAKVSERSLDLISSEELERLLSAPEGDSIKPLRDKAILELLFSTGLRVSELCSLSRDVDLKKDEFSVRGKGDKIRVVFFSASAKDAVKKYLEKRTDMDDALFINIGRVNKEKKSIRLTPRSVERIVKYYAVKAGISRTVTPHIIRHSFATDLLENGADLRSVQALLGHANINTTQIYTHVTDKHLREIHKAFHGKRRK